The following are from one region of the Mesorhizobium sp. B4-1-4 genome:
- a CDS encoding FAD-dependent oxidoreductase, with protein sequence MAFSFQERQRGKETGMTEHSSSPAGPDFTQGVALADIPEGGMLSGHVNGKPALLVRQGEELFAVGATCTHYGGPLAEGLLVGDTIRCPWHHACFSLRTGQVLRSPALSDLKCWDVARRAGHAFVGDGLPMPQPPKLAAAGLPESVLIIGGGAAGNAAAETLRREGYQGPVTMLSTDRSPPYDRPNLSKDYLAGTAKAAWLPLRSPKFYADHHIDVRCDQRAVKLDPARRTIALSDGSEVTYGALLLATGAEPVRLTVPGATLPQVEVLRTLADCDTLIARCGTARHCVVVGAGFIGLEVAASLRKRGLEVHVVAPGSRPMERLLGAALGDMVKTLHESHGVVFHLGTTVAEIHQDGVKLSTGVDLSADLVIVGIGVHPEVNLAKQAGLAMDGGVLVDGFLQTSAAAVYAAGDIARWPDPRTGDRIRVEHWVVAERQGAVAARNILGQRQRFATVPFFWSQHYDTTINYVGHAEQWDRLEIDGDPVARDCMVSYWRNDKRLAVATVGRDLDSLRAEAEFERQTP encoded by the coding sequence GTGGCCTTCTCATTCCAGGAGCGCCAAAGGGGCAAGGAGACAGGGATGACTGAGCATTCATCGTCGCCGGCCGGCCCCGATTTCACCCAGGGTGTCGCTTTGGCGGATATTCCCGAGGGCGGCATGTTGTCCGGCCACGTGAACGGCAAGCCCGCATTGCTCGTGCGCCAAGGCGAAGAACTGTTCGCCGTCGGCGCAACCTGCACCCACTATGGCGGACCGCTGGCCGAGGGGCTGCTGGTCGGTGACACGATCCGCTGCCCCTGGCACCATGCCTGCTTCAGCCTTCGCACCGGCCAGGTTCTTCGGTCACCCGCTTTGAGCGATCTCAAATGTTGGGATGTGGCGCGCCGAGCCGGTCATGCATTTGTGGGCGACGGGCTGCCGATGCCACAACCGCCCAAACTGGCGGCCGCGGGGCTGCCTGAATCCGTGCTCATCATCGGCGGCGGCGCGGCCGGAAACGCCGCCGCCGAAACGTTGCGCCGCGAGGGTTATCAGGGACCCGTCACGATGTTGAGCACCGATCGTTCGCCACCATACGATCGGCCGAATTTGTCGAAAGACTATCTCGCCGGGACGGCGAAGGCCGCCTGGCTTCCTTTGCGGTCGCCGAAATTCTACGCGGATCATCATATCGATGTCAGATGTGATCAACGCGCCGTCAAGCTCGATCCCGCGCGGAGAACGATAGCGCTCTCTGATGGCAGCGAGGTGACCTATGGGGCACTGCTGCTTGCCACCGGCGCCGAACCCGTCCGGCTCACCGTTCCCGGCGCAACCTTGCCGCAGGTGGAAGTGCTGCGCACCCTGGCAGACTGCGATACGTTGATCGCGCGTTGCGGCACGGCACGACACTGCGTCGTGGTCGGCGCGGGCTTCATCGGCCTCGAAGTAGCGGCGTCATTGCGAAAGCGCGGACTGGAGGTCCATGTCGTCGCGCCCGGCTCACGCCCCATGGAACGCCTCCTCGGCGCGGCGCTTGGCGACATGGTCAAGACACTTCACGAATCGCATGGGGTTGTCTTCCATCTCGGGACCACCGTGGCCGAAATCCACCAGGATGGCGTCAAGCTTTCGACAGGCGTGGATTTGAGCGCCGATCTGGTGATTGTGGGGATCGGAGTGCATCCCGAGGTAAATTTGGCGAAGCAGGCCGGCCTCGCCATGGACGGCGGGGTGCTGGTGGACGGGTTTCTTCAAACAAGCGCCGCGGCAGTCTACGCGGCCGGCGATATCGCGCGCTGGCCAGACCCGAGGACGGGAGACCGCATCCGCGTCGAGCACTGGGTGGTTGCGGAGCGCCAGGGCGCGGTTGCGGCGCGCAATATTCTGGGGCAGCGGCAGCGCTTCGCCACGGTTCCGTTCTTCTGGAGCCAGCACTACGACACGACCATCAACTATGTGGGTCATGCCGAACAGTGGGATCGGCTGGAGATAGATGGCGATCCTGTCGCGCGCGACTGCATGGTCAGCTATTGGCGCAACGACAAGCGGCTTGCCGTGGCGACCGTGGGGCGTGACCTGGACAGCCTGCGGGCGGAGGCCGAGTTCGAGCGGCAGACGCCTTGA
- a CDS encoding family 1 encapsulin nanocompartment shell protein, translating into MNNLHRELAPISDAAWAQIEDEAARTLKRHLAARRVVDVVGPKGVDFSAVGTGHLKQLPAFGDGVQSAQREVKALVELRVPFELTRQAIDDVECGATDSDWSPVKEAARKIAFAEDRSVFDGYAAAGIQGIREGSSNPHLMLPSNVMNYAEAVGHAVSQLRLAGVNGPYALVLGAAAYTAASGGSDEGYPVFHHIERVVEGGVIWAPAIEGGFVLSTRGGDFELDIGQDISIGYLNHSGTAVELYLQETFTFRLLTTEAVVVLAAEEAAQPRGRK; encoded by the coding sequence ATGAACAATCTTCATCGAGAACTGGCTCCCATCTCCGACGCGGCCTGGGCGCAAATCGAAGACGAGGCGGCCCGTACGCTGAAGCGCCATCTGGCGGCGCGGCGTGTTGTCGACGTTGTCGGCCCAAAGGGTGTCGACTTCTCGGCTGTGGGCACCGGTCATCTCAAGCAGCTTCCCGCCTTCGGTGACGGGGTCCAATCCGCACAACGCGAGGTGAAGGCGCTGGTCGAATTGCGCGTTCCATTCGAACTCACGCGCCAGGCAATCGATGATGTCGAGTGCGGCGCGACGGATTCGGATTGGTCCCCCGTGAAGGAAGCCGCGCGCAAGATCGCCTTCGCCGAGGACCGCTCTGTTTTCGATGGATACGCGGCGGCTGGCATACAGGGCATCCGCGAAGGCAGCAGCAATCCTCATCTGATGCTTCCGTCCAACGTGATGAACTATGCGGAAGCTGTCGGACACGCGGTCAGCCAGTTGCGGCTGGCCGGCGTCAATGGTCCCTACGCGCTCGTGCTGGGTGCCGCCGCGTACACGGCCGCGAGCGGTGGCAGCGACGAGGGCTACCCGGTATTCCATCATATCGAGCGTGTGGTCGAGGGAGGGGTCATCTGGGCGCCGGCCATCGAGGGTGGGTTCGTGCTTTCCACGCGTGGCGGCGATTTCGAGCTGGATATCGGCCAGGACATCTCTATTGGCTACCTCAACCATTCCGGCACGGCCGTTGAACTCTATCTCCAGGAGACCTTCACCTTCAGGCTTCTGACAACCGAGGCGGTTGTGGTGCTCGCGGCTGAAGAAGCGGCTCAACCGCGCGGCAGGAAGTAA
- a CDS encoding Dyp-type peroxidase: protein MVSSLPPPVSQSVAARLTRAAIFLVVTINPGSASEETVRGLCADLSSLLRGVGFRNLNGQLSCVMGFGSDAWDRLFGAPRPKDLHPFREIRGVHTAVSTPGDILFHIRAASMDLCFELATHVMSRLAGAVSTVDEVHGFKFFDDRDLIGFVDGTENPVGQAADAATLVGDEDAAFGGGGYVIVQKYLHDVERWNKVPVEEQENIIGRHKLSDIEQLDTVKKPYAHNVLTSIEENGEQLQIVRDNMPFGEVGKGEFGTYFIGYARSPHRIEKMLENMFIGNPPGTYDHLLDFSRAVTGTLFFVPTATFLDDVDPEARPVADTDAKLPQAPEAPRPDALPNDGSLGIGSLKK from the coding sequence ATGGTTTCAAGCTTGCCACCTCCCGTCTCTCAATCGGTCGCCGCCAGGCTTACGCGGGCAGCGATATTCCTGGTCGTGACGATCAATCCCGGATCGGCGTCCGAGGAAACGGTTCGCGGCTTGTGCGCCGATCTCTCCAGCCTGCTCCGCGGCGTGGGTTTCCGCAATCTCAACGGACAGCTGTCGTGCGTCATGGGGTTCGGGTCCGATGCCTGGGACCGGCTGTTCGGGGCGCCGAGGCCGAAAGACCTGCATCCTTTTCGCGAAATTCGCGGCGTGCATACCGCCGTTTCGACGCCTGGCGACATCCTCTTTCACATCCGCGCTGCGAGCATGGACCTCTGCTTCGAACTCGCGACACATGTCATGTCGCGGCTCGCCGGCGCGGTCTCGACCGTGGACGAGGTGCACGGCTTCAAGTTCTTCGATGACCGCGATCTGATCGGCTTTGTCGACGGAACCGAGAACCCGGTCGGCCAGGCCGCGGACGCGGCCACCCTTGTCGGCGATGAGGACGCCGCCTTTGGCGGCGGCGGCTACGTGATCGTGCAAAAATACCTGCACGACGTGGAGCGGTGGAACAAGGTGCCGGTCGAGGAACAGGAAAACATCATCGGCCGGCATAAGCTGTCCGACATCGAACAGCTCGATACGGTGAAGAAGCCGTATGCGCACAATGTCCTGACGTCGATTGAAGAAAACGGAGAGCAACTTCAGATCGTGCGCGACAACATGCCATTCGGCGAAGTGGGCAAGGGCGAGTTCGGCACCTATTTCATCGGCTACGCGCGGTCCCCCCACCGCATCGAGAAGATGCTGGAGAACATGTTTATCGGCAACCCGCCGGGCACCTACGACCATCTGCTGGATTTCAGCCGCGCAGTGACCGGCACGCTGTTCTTCGTGCCGACGGCGACCTTCCTCGACGATGTCGACCCCGAGGCACGACCGGTTGCCGACACCGACGCGAAGTTGCCGCAAGCGCCGGAGGCGCCTCGGCCGGACGCGCTTCCCAACGATGGTTCACTCGGCATTGGATCACTGAAGAAATGA
- a CDS encoding GlxA family transcriptional regulator encodes MVLLKLIADSAEPMSKKFAFLLVRDFTLSPLSLFIDTLRLAGDEGDRSRRVEFDWQVIGERGLPIRASCGVELLPTKEIGHPEDFDNVVVVGGLLDTNRGLSSEKEAFLLRAAEKGVPLTALCTGSFVLARYGLLDGYSAAVSWFHIKDFRAEFPDVNAHADSLFSVDRNRSTCAGGTGAADLAGYFVSKFIGHKAAEKAAKILVLDRIRNIRDVQPVGDLFAGASSRPVKRALLLMESNLQEKVSVTEIAARLNCSRRQLERLFGIELGISPMAAYLALRVHYAKSLLEASDLQIGEIAFRCGFGNAGHFSRVFRRHTGITPTNLRHPGRISREA; translated from the coding sequence TTGGTCCTGCTGAAATTAATCGCGGATAGCGCTGAACCAATGTCCAAGAAGTTTGCATTCCTTCTGGTCCGCGACTTCACATTGTCACCCCTGTCGCTTTTCATCGACACGCTGCGCCTGGCGGGTGATGAGGGCGATCGAAGCCGTCGCGTGGAATTCGACTGGCAGGTGATCGGAGAGCGCGGTCTGCCGATCAGGGCCAGCTGCGGCGTCGAACTGCTGCCGACAAAAGAGATTGGACATCCCGAGGATTTCGACAATGTTGTTGTGGTTGGTGGCCTGCTCGACACCAACCGCGGCTTGAGTTCTGAAAAGGAGGCATTCCTTTTGCGGGCTGCCGAGAAAGGCGTGCCGCTCACCGCCCTTTGCACGGGCAGTTTCGTGCTCGCGCGCTACGGGTTGCTGGACGGTTATAGTGCCGCGGTCAGCTGGTTTCACATCAAGGACTTCCGGGCGGAATTCCCTGACGTGAACGCCCATGCGGACAGTCTGTTTTCCGTCGACCGCAACCGCTCTACTTGCGCCGGAGGCACGGGTGCAGCCGACCTGGCCGGCTATTTCGTGTCGAAATTCATTGGTCACAAGGCAGCGGAAAAGGCCGCCAAGATCCTTGTCCTCGATCGAATCCGGAACATCCGTGACGTTCAACCGGTCGGGGATCTGTTTGCCGGAGCCTCCAGCCGTCCGGTGAAGCGAGCCTTGCTCTTGATGGAGAGCAATCTCCAGGAAAAGGTATCGGTTACCGAAATCGCGGCCAGATTGAACTGCTCCAGGCGCCAGCTGGAGCGTCTTTTCGGCATCGAGTTGGGCATCAGCCCAATGGCCGCCTATCTGGCGCTGCGGGTGCACTACGCGAAGTCGCTCCTCGAAGCCAGCGACTTGCAGATAGGGGAAATTGCGTTCAGGTGCGGCTTCGGCAATGCCGGGCATTTCAGCCGCGTCTTCCGCCGGCACACCGGCATCACGCCAACGAACCTCAGACACCCAGGCCGCATATCTCGCGAGGCCTGA
- a CDS encoding DUF768 domain-containing protein, whose protein sequence is MSARGIEFLQNWVEENVPPYSTSDPALAAKLAKQATADAIKAGIRPEEISEEVGSMLTTMLEVLENPDTE, encoded by the coding sequence ATGAGCGCTCGCGGCATCGAATTCCTGCAGAACTGGGTGGAGGAAAATGTTCCACCCTATTCGACGTCCGATCCGGCGCTTGCGGCGAAACTCGCCAAACAAGCGACGGCGGACGCCATCAAGGCGGGAATTCGCCCCGAGGAAATATCGGAAGAAGTCGGAAGCATGTTGACCACCATGCTTGAAGTGCTCGAAAATCCCGACACTGAATGA
- a CDS encoding M10 family metallopeptidase C-terminal domain-containing protein produces MTTLHYASGGSASEVANAGFNLVDVSSVDELNALPAGTKGLVWLDEANGTTSSFIQKVTPFIGNPKAFGFFLVDEPDPTGKWGTYATATNLKAESDWIHTNVPGAKTFITMMNMGSSANPDFSNTYNPANTHIDYYGLDPYPVRTGTSAVDYNMIDRTVAAAVASGVPLNQVVPVYQTFGGGSYTTDTGGQYVLPTAAQEQTMLDHWSKLVPSPAFDYAYAWGSQQGDTALGNSPALQALFLQHNHGTASVPPTSGATSSGTTVPSTSDTTSSITPPSTSTTPPTSTAPSTSDHVFYGTGRADVLHGTTGADTMIGGGYNDTYYVNNPGDKVVELKGAGHDTVLATVSYALSAGSEIEQLATTSRAGTTAINLTGNEFSQTIQGNAGNNVINGGGGQDVLTGNGGKDVFVFNSALKTGNIDKITDFNVTQDKIHLDHTVFAGLQVGALPADAFHTGRGAHTHTDHIIYNSSTGALSFDSDGAGGAHQIQFAAVSPHLSLTASSFVVT; encoded by the coding sequence ATGACAACCCTCCATTACGCCTCGGGTGGATCCGCCTCCGAGGTTGCAAACGCCGGATTCAATCTTGTCGACGTTTCATCCGTGGACGAACTCAACGCCCTGCCGGCTGGCACGAAAGGTCTGGTCTGGCTCGATGAAGCCAATGGGACAACCTCGTCCTTTATCCAGAAAGTCACGCCCTTTATCGGCAATCCGAAAGCGTTTGGATTCTTCCTTGTCGATGAGCCGGACCCCACCGGCAAATGGGGAACCTATGCCACCGCCACGAATCTGAAGGCGGAATCCGACTGGATCCACACCAACGTGCCGGGCGCCAAAACCTTCATCACCATGATGAACATGGGGTCTTCCGCAAATCCCGATTTTTCAAACACTTATAATCCCGCCAACACACATATCGACTATTACGGGCTGGACCCCTATCCGGTGCGCACCGGGACAAGTGCGGTCGACTACAACATGATCGACAGGACCGTGGCCGCGGCTGTCGCTTCGGGGGTCCCGCTCAACCAGGTCGTTCCGGTTTATCAGACGTTCGGCGGCGGCAGCTACACGACCGATACGGGCGGCCAATATGTCCTTCCCACCGCCGCCCAGGAACAGACCATGCTGGACCACTGGTCCAAGCTGGTTCCGTCGCCCGCCTTCGACTATGCCTATGCATGGGGTTCCCAGCAGGGCGACACGGCGCTTGGAAACTCGCCGGCGCTGCAAGCCCTCTTCCTTCAACATAACCACGGCACCGCAAGCGTGCCTCCGACCAGCGGCGCGACTTCGTCCGGCACCACTGTGCCCTCGACCAGCGATACGACTTCGTCCATCACCCCACCTTCGACCAGCACCACCCCTCCGACCAGCACCGCGCCTTCGACCAGCGATCACGTTTTCTACGGCACCGGCCGCGCGGATGTACTTCACGGCACCACCGGCGCCGACACAATGATCGGTGGCGGCTACAACGACACCTATTATGTCAACAACCCTGGCGATAAGGTGGTGGAACTGAAGGGCGCAGGCCACGATACCGTGCTGGCAACAGTGAGCTATGCACTATCAGCCGGCTCGGAAATCGAGCAGCTTGCCACCACGAGCCGGGCCGGCACCACTGCCATCAACCTCACGGGAAACGAATTCTCGCAGACCATACAGGGCAACGCCGGCAACAACGTCATCAATGGCGGCGGCGGGCAAGATGTGCTGACAGGAAATGGAGGCAAGGACGTCTTCGTCTTCAATTCCGCCCTCAAGACAGGCAACATCGACAAGATCACCGACTTCAATGTGACGCAGGACAAGATCCATCTCGACCACACTGTGTTTGCCGGGCTTCAGGTGGGCGCCCTTCCCGCTGATGCGTTTCACACTGGCAGGGGCGCGCATACCCATACCGACCACATTATCTACAACAGTTCGACCGGCGCCCTCTCCTTCGACAGCGATGGGGCCGGCGGCGCGCATCAGATCCAGTTTGCCGCTGTTTCTCCGCATCTGTCGTTGACGGCATCCTCGTTCGTCGTGACGTGA
- a CDS encoding AMP-binding protein translates to MEAFDRTRSSEGLPLRALQSVLGLAKERDVAITRDNGPQDGFTWKQASTRPLDMDGPANPAFQRMCDDFSEKSAFWHLERIVGKYPDRIAISDGSTSLSFLELLNAVQNLAGAIAGSVPMGKAVGLLIGNTLWYPVAMLAAMRAGRPAVPLNPRDPFQRLAAIAASARLAAIVRPGPGKPAGWPDASSLKWIDAGSCMAAAPDGSLPALPPDVPVDSPAIVLYTSGSTGAPKGVVNSQRAILQRVQQYVDACHIGPDDAFMPLTGPATIAGCREMMTPMLCGATLYLLDIESAGIRAARDNFQKWRVTIAYLVPALLRVLMTDSAPDVFSSLRVVRVGGEKVLWSDIDRLRDNVPESCLVQISYSSTETTGTQWFLPRDYPERGATVPVGFVLPGIEYTVVDENGYEVAPGDEGELVIRGNYTTLGYWADGGHVPLRASSANPRLRIFATGDLVKVDGTGMMWIVGRKGRQIKINGRRVEPAELELVLRRAPQVSDAVAVVTDANELVAFVVPVKTGASEIIPELRDLIRTALPPAVHPTRLHSIAEIPQLKGGKVDSVKLRELDRALNAQDAQNPDVRQALNPLDIEGVAAAVWERILPGKKAAGSHWDDAGGDSLKLLQFVMELETALGRELNLDAFTVGMSFTDVVRAASAEQDTSDLLVEASDPRPLLFIVPGSIGYGPSLAAFGVEMSDVARVVAIRYEDLNDLLKGHGTIPRMVDAVVDQISQVQPDGDVKLIGYSLGGGVAFEVAAKLIAAGRSVTFLGILDTNIGPGQHDYRETLARTVQRIRSHRVTADRMMLRALAKAFARFGAEALLARGIDWLKWRAFARVRFILRLELEEILRMRAFGQWLAQPKTALPITATLFRCRRTGVPTDLGWSAFFADLSIVPILGGHLDMLIEPYLSHNRPLIERAFLVSGA, encoded by the coding sequence TTGGAAGCGTTTGATCGCACGCGTTCTTCAGAAGGCCTGCCTTTGCGCGCCTTGCAGTCCGTGCTGGGACTGGCGAAAGAGCGGGATGTCGCGATAACGCGCGACAATGGTCCTCAAGACGGTTTCACATGGAAACAGGCATCCACCCGTCCTCTGGACATGGACGGACCGGCAAACCCTGCCTTCCAAAGGATGTGCGATGACTTCTCCGAAAAATCGGCGTTCTGGCACCTCGAGAGAATTGTCGGGAAATATCCGGACAGGATCGCGATCAGCGATGGCTCGACATCCCTCAGCTTCCTGGAGCTGTTGAACGCGGTCCAAAACCTGGCAGGTGCGATTGCCGGTTCAGTTCCAATGGGTAAGGCGGTCGGGCTTCTGATCGGGAATACTCTTTGGTACCCGGTGGCCATGCTTGCCGCCATGCGTGCGGGCAGGCCCGCCGTGCCGCTAAACCCCCGAGATCCATTTCAGCGCCTCGCGGCAATTGCCGCCAGCGCGCGGCTAGCCGCAATTGTCAGGCCGGGGCCGGGCAAGCCGGCAGGCTGGCCTGATGCCTCGTCCCTGAAATGGATCGATGCGGGAAGCTGCATGGCCGCAGCGCCGGACGGCAGCTTACCGGCGCTGCCGCCCGACGTGCCGGTCGATTCGCCGGCGATCGTCCTGTACACGTCAGGCAGCACCGGAGCCCCGAAAGGCGTCGTGAACAGCCAGCGGGCAATCCTCCAGCGGGTGCAGCAATATGTCGATGCTTGCCACATCGGCCCCGACGATGCGTTCATGCCGTTGACCGGCCCGGCGACGATCGCGGGCTGCCGCGAGATGATGACCCCGATGCTGTGCGGCGCCACATTGTACCTTTTGGACATTGAGAGTGCCGGCATCCGCGCTGCGCGCGACAATTTCCAAAAATGGCGGGTGACGATCGCCTATCTCGTGCCGGCGCTGCTGCGTGTGTTGATGACCGATTCAGCGCCCGACGTATTCTCGTCACTGCGGGTCGTGCGGGTCGGCGGAGAAAAAGTGTTGTGGTCCGACATCGACCGGCTTCGCGACAATGTCCCCGAGTCCTGCCTTGTCCAGATCAGCTATTCGTCCACGGAAACGACCGGCACGCAGTGGTTCCTGCCGAGGGATTACCCGGAGCGAGGCGCGACGGTCCCGGTCGGCTTCGTCCTTCCCGGCATCGAATACACCGTCGTGGATGAGAATGGGTACGAGGTCGCCCCCGGCGATGAAGGGGAGTTGGTGATCAGGGGCAACTACACCACGCTCGGCTACTGGGCGGACGGGGGACATGTTCCTCTTCGTGCAAGCTCCGCCAATCCCCGGCTTCGGATCTTCGCAACCGGCGATCTGGTCAAGGTCGACGGCACCGGAATGATGTGGATCGTCGGACGAAAGGGACGCCAGATAAAGATCAACGGAAGACGGGTCGAGCCTGCCGAACTGGAACTCGTCCTGCGCCGGGCGCCCCAAGTGAGTGATGCCGTCGCGGTGGTGACGGACGCGAACGAACTGGTGGCCTTTGTCGTTCCCGTGAAAACTGGCGCAAGCGAAATCATACCCGAATTGCGGGACTTGATCAGGACAGCCCTGCCGCCAGCAGTTCATCCAACGCGACTGCACAGTATTGCCGAGATACCACAGCTCAAGGGCGGCAAGGTCGACAGTGTCAAGTTGCGGGAACTGGATCGCGCGCTGAACGCGCAAGACGCCCAGAATCCAGACGTCCGGCAGGCGCTGAACCCGCTCGATATCGAAGGCGTGGCAGCGGCCGTATGGGAGAGGATACTTCCCGGCAAGAAGGCGGCTGGCAGCCACTGGGACGACGCGGGCGGCGATTCACTGAAGCTGCTGCAATTCGTCATGGAACTTGAGACGGCTCTGGGACGGGAACTCAACTTGGACGCATTCACCGTCGGAATGAGTTTTACCGACGTCGTCAGGGCAGCGTCCGCAGAGCAAGACACAAGCGACTTGCTTGTCGAGGCGTCCGACCCGAGGCCGCTTTTGTTTATTGTGCCGGGATCGATCGGCTACGGGCCAAGCCTGGCGGCTTTCGGTGTCGAGATGAGCGATGTCGCCAGGGTTGTCGCCATTCGCTATGAGGACCTGAACGATCTACTGAAGGGACATGGCACCATACCGCGGATGGTGGACGCGGTTGTCGACCAGATCAGCCAGGTCCAGCCTGATGGCGACGTGAAGCTGATCGGCTATTCGCTTGGCGGCGGCGTCGCGTTCGAGGTTGCCGCCAAACTTATTGCAGCGGGTCGATCGGTCACGTTCCTGGGAATCCTCGACACCAATATCGGGCCTGGGCAGCACGACTACCGTGAAACTCTTGCACGCACCGTCCAGCGCATCCGTTCGCATAGAGTGACGGCGGATCGCATGATGTTACGGGCTCTCGCAAAAGCATTTGCCAGATTTGGCGCTGAAGCCCTGCTCGCCAGGGGCATCGACTGGCTGAAATGGAGGGCCTTCGCCAGAGTGCGGTTCATTTTGCGCCTTGAGCTTGAGGAAATCCTGCGGATGCGCGCATTTGGCCAATGGCTCGCGCAACCGAAGACCGCGTTGCCGATTACCGCCACCCTGTTTCGATGCAGGCGTACAGGGGTTCCGACGGATCTTGGCTGGAGCGCCTTTTTTGCCGATCTGAGCATAGTTCCGATCCTCGGGGGACACCTCGATATGCTCATTGAACCGTATCTGAGCCACAACCGTCCTTTGATAGAAAGAGCCTTTCTGGTGAGCGGCGCATAG
- a CDS encoding glycosyltransferase: protein MNPHLVCVGGEDHRLRIPFLLALRERGFRVTAVSSDMGNAFSLHGIAHRRLGFDRFTSGGGEWGALGAVRELIAELRPDIVQSFDTKPNLLTPLAVRGQVPVVRTINGLGWTFSSLEPRALALRPIFCGLQGLASLWTAMTVFQNRDDQVFFERYRLLGHDKARLIRSSGIDPKAFSTARYRGPSATTMRESLGLQSAEIIIFVGRLTRQKGIPTLLKAVPRVLSERPNARFVLVGPQDSEGPFAVNRADIDRHAPHVIALGSRQDVPALLGMADLFAFPTQYREGIPRVLLEAGLSGLPIVASRMPGCNDVVEDGWNGYLVAPRDVDGFASRIIEILSDRARGKIMGGRSVGLIRERFSLSWVVDQYCELYKTVLGAKYRGSLARSAPAILMEEGARSPRLGEARQ, encoded by the coding sequence ATGAACCCCCACCTGGTCTGTGTTGGAGGCGAGGATCATCGTCTTAGAATTCCGTTCCTGCTGGCGCTGCGCGAAAGGGGCTTCCGGGTCACTGCCGTATCGAGCGATATGGGCAACGCCTTCTCTCTTCATGGCATTGCGCATCGTCGACTGGGATTTGACCGCTTTACCAGCGGCGGCGGGGAATGGGGCGCTCTAGGTGCTGTCCGCGAATTGATCGCGGAACTGCGTCCGGACATCGTTCAAAGTTTCGACACCAAGCCCAATCTTCTGACCCCTTTGGCCGTGCGCGGGCAGGTGCCGGTTGTCCGCACCATCAATGGCCTTGGTTGGACATTCTCGTCCCTCGAACCACGGGCTCTGGCCTTGCGTCCGATCTTTTGCGGCCTTCAAGGACTGGCATCCTTATGGACAGCCATGACCGTCTTCCAGAATCGTGACGATCAGGTCTTCTTCGAACGCTATCGGCTGCTTGGTCACGACAAAGCGCGGCTGATCCGCAGTTCTGGCATCGACCCGAAGGCATTCTCGACAGCAAGGTATCGTGGCCCTTCGGCCACGACGATGCGCGAGAGCCTTGGGCTTCAGTCGGCTGAAATCATAATCTTTGTCGGCCGCCTGACCCGCCAGAAGGGAATTCCGACCCTCCTCAAGGCGGTTCCCCGTGTCCTTTCCGAAAGACCCAATGCGCGTTTCGTCCTTGTCGGTCCGCAGGACTCCGAGGGACCGTTCGCGGTCAACAGGGCCGATATCGATCGACACGCGCCTCACGTCATTGCCTTGGGATCGCGACAGGATGTTCCGGCCCTCCTTGGCATGGCCGACCTGTTCGCGTTTCCGACGCAATATCGCGAGGGTATTCCGCGTGTCCTGCTGGAGGCCGGATTGTCCGGATTGCCGATCGTCGCCTCGCGGATGCCCGGCTGCAATGACGTGGTTGAAGATGGCTGGAACGGCTATCTCGTCGCGCCACGCGATGTGGATGGCTTCGCATCCAGGATAATCGAGATCCTGTCCGATCGCGCCCGTGGAAAAATCATGGGCGGCCGTTCCGTCGGACTCATCCGGGAGCGCTTTTCGCTGTCGTGGGTCGTCGATCAGTATTGCGAGCTGTACAAGACCGTCCTCGGGGCAAAGTACCGGGGCAGCCTTGCTCGATCGGCCCCCGCGATCCTGATGGAAGAGGGCGCGCGGAGCCCCCGACTGGGGGAGGCGCGGCAATGA